A window of Bacteroidales bacterium contains these coding sequences:
- the aroQ gene encoding type II 3-dehydroquinate dehydratase encodes MKILIINGPNLNLLGKREEGIYGSVSFDDYLAVLQSKFSADNIEYYQSNHEGDIIDMLHKAGFGDADGIVLNAGAYTHTSIAISDAIRAIKTPVVEVHISNVSAREEYRHKSYIAPSCIGTIAGFGLDSYRLAIEALKAR; translated from the coding sequence ATGAAGATACTTATTATAAACGGACCTAATCTCAATTTGCTGGGAAAGCGAGAGGAGGGCATATATGGCAGTGTAAGTTTTGATGACTACCTTGCAGTTTTGCAGTCAAAGTTTAGCGCTGATAATATTGAGTACTATCAATCAAATCACGAAGGGGATATAATTGATATGCTTCATAAAGCAGGGTTTGGTGATGCAGATGGTATTGTATTAAATGCCGGAGCATACACTCACACCTCTATTGCCATAAGTGATGCCATAAGAGCTATTAAAACTCCTGTTGTTGAGGTGCATATCTCAAATGTGAGTGCAAGAGAGGAGTATCGACACAAATCCTACATAGCACCATCGTGCATAGGTACAATAGCGGGATTTGGATTAGATTCATACAGATTAGCAATTGAAGCATTAAAAGCGAGATAG
- a CDS encoding tyrosine recombinase XerD: protein MNTPGKEKDLVKEYVIHLKLERGLSKNSIDAYLNDLNKFLEFLNCDEYDIELFENVDVLQFLATLSDIGICPRSQARILSGIKSFYRFLLIDGYMKSDPLANIESPKLGKHLPEVLTIEEIDRLTESFDLSLPEGHRNKTIIEVMYGCGLRVSEVTNLKISNIYINEGYILVEGKGKKQRIVPIAESTIKEIKLYLESRKLLNIKHGCEDILFLNRRGGQLSRVMIFYIIKQQCEVCNIKKNISPHTLRHTFATHLLEGGANLRAIQQMLGHESIATTEIYVHLDREFIRREILTHHPRNNSD, encoded by the coding sequence ATGAACACACCCGGCAAAGAGAAAGATTTAGTCAAAGAGTATGTTATTCATCTGAAGTTAGAGCGTGGTCTATCAAAGAATAGCATTGATGCGTATCTGAACGATTTGAACAAATTTTTAGAGTTCTTAAACTGCGACGAATACGACATAGAGTTGTTTGAAAATGTAGATGTTTTACAATTTCTCGCAACACTTAGCGACATTGGTATATGTCCTCGTTCTCAGGCTCGTATACTATCCGGAATAAAATCTTTTTATAGATTTTTATTGATTGACGGATATATGAAATCAGATCCTCTTGCAAATATAGAATCTCCCAAATTGGGAAAGCATCTTCCCGAAGTTTTGACCATTGAAGAGATAGACAGATTGACTGAAAGTTTTGACCTGTCTCTGCCGGAAGGACATAGAAATAAAACCATTATTGAGGTTATGTATGGTTGCGGTTTAAGGGTTTCAGAGGTCACAAATTTAAAGATTTCAAATATATACATAAACGAAGGGTATATTTTGGTTGAAGGCAAAGGCAAAAAGCAGAGAATTGTACCAATTGCAGAGAGTACAATCAAGGAGATAAAACTCTATTTAGAGAGCCGTAAGCTATTGAACATCAAACATGGATGCGAAGATATTCTATTCTTAAACAGGAGAGGCGGACAGCTATCAAGAGTTATGATTTTCTACATCATAAAACAGCAATGCGAGGTTTGCAATATAAAAAAGAATATAAGTCCTCACACTTTGCGACACACGTTTGCCACTCACCTTTTAGAGGGGGGTGCAAACCTAAGAGCAATTCAGCAGATGTTAGGACACGAGAGCATAGCCACAACCGAAATATACGTACACCTTGACAGAGAATTTATCAGAAGAGAAATCCTTACTCACCATCCACGAAACAATAGTGACTGA